In Burkholderia sp. WP9, a genomic segment contains:
- a CDS encoding undecaprenyl-phosphate glucose phosphotransferase, producing MLSVLSRIIDIAMVALGAAIAAAVHSGKVVWLDDMQSVSLAFDCLLVVVFFPALGIYQSWRGKPLYDMLSRVAGGWLLVEITGVLISFSLHRSDSLSRLWLVYWAVATIVLLIVTKVIVYSILRGLRREGFNQRAVAIVGGAPYGRFLIQQMRSRPEAGFSPVVVFDEDGTINPYEDPDAGEAIEGVPVERDYQRMLHLVRQRAIRELWLALPISKEKAIHRFVMDLRNDFVNIRFIPDVRSLTLFNQPMVDLLGVPAINLAASPITDLRVLPKRVFDRLFALAALTALAPVMLVIAAAVKLNSPGPVFFRQKRKGIDGNQFEIYKFRSMRVHKEEVGKITQATRRDPRITAVGAFLRRTSLDELPQFINVLRGEMSVVGPRPHALEHDDIYKDLVKGYMHRYRIKPGITGWAQINGYRGETDRIEKMMGRVKLDLYYMQHWTFWLDIKIVVLTLWKGFVGSNAY from the coding sequence ATGCTGAGCGTTCTATCGAGAATCATCGACATCGCCATGGTCGCGCTCGGCGCCGCCATCGCGGCGGCCGTGCACAGCGGGAAAGTGGTGTGGCTGGACGATATGCAAAGCGTCTCGCTCGCGTTCGACTGTCTGCTGGTGGTGGTGTTTTTCCCCGCGCTCGGGATCTATCAGTCATGGCGCGGCAAGCCGCTGTATGACATGCTGAGCCGCGTGGCGGGCGGCTGGCTGCTGGTGGAAATCACCGGCGTGCTGATCAGCTTCAGCCTGCACCGCTCGGACAGCCTGTCGCGGCTGTGGCTCGTTTATTGGGCCGTGGCGACCATCGTGCTCCTGATCGTCACCAAGGTGATCGTCTATTCGATTCTGCGCGGACTGCGCCGCGAGGGCTTCAATCAGCGCGCGGTGGCGATTGTCGGTGGCGCGCCGTATGGGCGCTTTCTGATCCAGCAGATGCGCAGCCGTCCGGAGGCTGGGTTCAGCCCAGTCGTGGTGTTCGACGAGGACGGCACGATCAATCCGTATGAGGACCCGGATGCGGGCGAGGCGATCGAAGGCGTGCCGGTCGAGCGCGACTATCAACGCATGCTGCACCTCGTGCGCCAGCGCGCGATCCGCGAACTGTGGCTCGCGCTGCCGATCTCGAAGGAGAAAGCGATCCATCGCTTCGTGATGGACCTGCGCAACGACTTCGTGAACATCCGCTTCATTCCGGACGTGCGCAGCCTCACGCTCTTCAATCAGCCGATGGTCGATCTGCTCGGCGTGCCGGCGATCAACCTGGCCGCCTCGCCGATCACCGATCTGCGCGTGCTGCCCAAGCGCGTGTTCGACCGTCTGTTCGCGCTCGCCGCGTTGACCGCGCTCGCGCCGGTCATGCTGGTGATCGCCGCCGCGGTGAAGCTGAACTCGCCCGGTCCCGTGTTCTTCCGGCAGAAGCGCAAAGGTATCGACGGCAATCAGTTCGAGATCTACAAGTTCCGCTCGATGCGCGTGCACAAGGAAGAGGTTGGCAAGATCACCCAGGCTACGCGGCGCGATCCGCGCATCACCGCGGTCGGCGCGTTCTTGCGGCGCACGAGCCTCGACGAGCTGCCGCAGTTCATCAACGTGCTGCGCGGCGAGATGTCGGTGGTCGGCCCGCGTCCGCATGCGCTCGAACACGACGACATCTACAAGGATCTGGTGAAGGGCTACATGCACCGCTACCGGATCAAGCCGGGCATTACCGGTTGGGCACAGATCAACGGCTATCGCGGCGAAACCGATCGCATCGAAAAGATGATGGGCCGCGTCAAGCTCGATCTGTACTACATGCAGCACTGGACCTTCTGGCTCGACATCAAGATCGTCGTGCTGACGCTGTGGAAGGGCTTCGTGGGCAGCAACGCATATTGA
- a CDS encoding mannose-1-phosphate guanylyltransferase/mannose-6-phosphate isomerase — MTAPVTATPADTRSTQVKSLNVKLKVHPVILAGGSGTRLWPMSREQHPKQLIGLLGEDSLLQSTTRRLDGLEAGYPLTEQLVVVANEDQRFTTAEQLRTSGKPTRLILEPAGRDTAPALTVAALSVAAQDEDGIMVVMPADHAVTDIDGFHAAVATGVQHAAAGHIVTMGIVPTRAETGYGYIRIGAALGTTNDAQEAGVETIGKIGAHKLDRFVEKPHLELAQRYIESQEYWWNSGIFIMRASTWLKAIRHFQPAIYEACDAAFAGGKADGDFFRLQRDAFSASPSNSIDYAVMEQLGNDQSAASGIVVPLQAGWSDVGSWDAIWDISDKDADQNVGRGRVMFEGAASTFAHSEGRLIACVGTQDLVVVETADAILVADKSRVQDVKKIVGRIRNDGGLEAANHRKVHRPWGNYDSVDTGERFQVKRIVVKPGARLSLQMHHHRAEHWIVVRGTALVTRGEERFIVSENESAYIPLGVTHRLENPGKMPLEMIEVQSGSYLGEDDIVRFDDTYGRQ, encoded by the coding sequence ATGACAGCTCCGGTTACGGCCACGCCCGCCGACACCCGGTCTACGCAAGTCAAGTCCCTGAACGTCAAGCTCAAGGTTCATCCCGTGATTCTGGCAGGCGGCTCCGGCACGCGGTTGTGGCCGATGTCGCGCGAACAGCACCCAAAGCAGCTCATCGGCCTGCTCGGCGAAGATTCGCTGCTGCAATCCACCACGCGCCGTCTCGACGGACTTGAAGCCGGCTATCCGCTTACCGAGCAACTCGTCGTGGTGGCTAATGAAGACCAGCGCTTCACGACCGCCGAGCAACTGCGCACGAGCGGCAAGCCGACCCGGCTGATTCTCGAGCCCGCCGGACGCGATACGGCGCCGGCGCTCACGGTGGCCGCCCTCTCCGTCGCCGCGCAGGACGAAGACGGCATCATGGTGGTCATGCCCGCCGATCACGCGGTCACGGATATTGACGGATTTCATGCGGCAGTGGCGACCGGCGTGCAGCACGCGGCAGCCGGTCATATCGTCACGATGGGTATCGTGCCGACGCGCGCGGAAACGGGCTATGGCTACATTCGTATCGGCGCGGCGCTTGGCACGACTAATGATGCACAGGAAGCCGGTGTCGAAACCATCGGTAAGATCGGTGCACACAAGCTCGATCGCTTCGTCGAGAAGCCGCATCTGGAGTTGGCGCAGCGTTATATCGAATCGCAGGAGTACTGGTGGAATAGCGGCATCTTCATCATGCGCGCGTCCACCTGGCTGAAGGCGATCCGCCATTTCCAGCCGGCCATTTACGAAGCCTGCGACGCGGCCTTCGCGGGCGGCAAAGCGGACGGCGACTTCTTCCGTCTGCAACGCGACGCGTTCAGCGCGTCACCGTCGAATTCGATCGACTACGCGGTGATGGAACAGCTCGGCAACGATCAGAGCGCGGCCTCGGGCATCGTCGTGCCTTTGCAGGCGGGCTGGTCCGACGTGGGTTCGTGGGACGCGATCTGGGACATCTCGGACAAGGACGCCGATCAGAACGTAGGGCGTGGACGCGTGATGTTCGAAGGCGCCGCCTCGACCTTCGCGCATTCGGAAGGACGCCTGATTGCCTGCGTGGGCACGCAGGATCTCGTGGTGGTTGAAACGGCCGACGCCATTCTGGTAGCCGACAAGTCGCGCGTGCAGGACGTCAAGAAGATCGTGGGACGGATTCGCAACGACGGCGGACTGGAGGCGGCCAATCATCGCAAGGTGCACCGCCCGTGGGGCAACTACGATTCGGTCGACACCGGCGAGCGCTTCCAGGTCAAACGGATCGTGGTGAAACCGGGCGCGCGGCTCTCGCTGCAAATGCATCATCACCGCGCCGAACATTGGATCGTCGTGCGCGGCACGGCGCTCGTCACGCGCGGTGAAGAGCGCTTTATCGTCTCCGAAAACGAATCGGCCTATATTCCGCTGGGCGTCACCCACCGCCTGGAAAACCCCGGCAAGATGCCGCTCGAAATGATCGAGGTCCAGTCCGGTTCATATCTCGGCGAAGACGATATCGTGCGCTTCGACGACACCTACGGACGCCAGTAA
- a CDS encoding transposase, with protein MFFDELSNDEWALLAALVSDEPAVRLNRRGRPRAEPRIVANAVLWILTTGEPWSKLPGRYPSGPTCRRRFEEWQLNGTLLEMVRLLSQTGRTFAYVPQPAPPVAAKPAAPVAESPRTRDENLRGVSWRSPESWQAPGMSSSLANWRSADPIADITRQLSGVANGTSNGVSGAVSSGLSSGVANGMTNVSPVSRAPASHGAAPARYVARAELPRSDEAGAVNAAMHGLNSAIASARGTPAPDDRRSPLSMSLAPRGTEIADRGYVIYVSAERVPNAMYRAWAEIMKDGKRVERSGLVGPRFEDAEAAEHYALDWARQWIDRECLTLAAAAESAASAHASANPAHAAARPLPALRHVPEPVAVNHGAPLHGPLNAFRGPLRRYPGEPAAVNAATESSASDRFPSYTELISHAG; from the coding sequence ATGTTTTTCGATGAGCTAAGCAATGACGAATGGGCGCTGCTGGCAGCGCTTGTCTCAGACGAGCCGGCCGTCCGTTTAAACCGGCGTGGCCGGCCTCGCGCCGAACCGCGCATCGTGGCGAACGCCGTCCTGTGGATTCTCACAACCGGTGAACCCTGGTCGAAACTGCCCGGCCGTTACCCGTCGGGTCCCACTTGCCGGCGCCGCTTTGAAGAGTGGCAATTGAACGGCACGCTGCTGGAGATGGTTCGGCTGTTGTCGCAAACCGGTCGCACTTTTGCGTACGTCCCTCAACCGGCGCCGCCCGTCGCGGCCAAACCCGCCGCACCGGTAGCGGAAAGCCCCCGCACGCGCGACGAGAATCTGCGTGGCGTGTCGTGGAGAAGTCCCGAGTCGTGGCAGGCGCCCGGTATGTCGAGCAGCCTCGCCAACTGGCGTTCGGCCGATCCGATTGCCGACATCACGCGGCAGTTGTCCGGGGTTGCTAATGGAACTTCAAACGGAGTTTCAGGCGCGGTTTCAAGCGGACTTTCAAGCGGTGTGGCGAACGGCATGACGAACGTCTCGCCAGTGTCGCGCGCACCGGCGTCGCACGGTGCAGCGCCTGCGCGGTATGTCGCGCGCGCAGAACTGCCTCGCTCGGACGAAGCGGGCGCGGTGAATGCGGCCATGCACGGTTTGAACTCCGCCATCGCGTCGGCGCGCGGCACGCCCGCGCCCGATGATCGGCGCAGTCCGCTGTCGATGAGTCTCGCGCCTCGCGGCACGGAAATCGCCGACCGCGGCTATGTGATCTATGTCTCGGCTGAGCGGGTGCCGAACGCCATGTATCGCGCATGGGCGGAAATTATGAAGGACGGCAAACGCGTCGAGCGTTCCGGCCTCGTCGGCCCGCGCTTTGAGGATGCGGAAGCGGCAGAGCACTACGCGCTGGACTGGGCGCGCCAGTGGATCGACCGTGAATGTCTCACGCTGGCAGCGGCAGCTGAATCAGCAGCATCGGCGCATGCGTCAGCGAACCCGGCGCACGCCGCGGCTCGTCCGTTGCCAGCCTTGCGCCATGTGCCGGAGCCGGTCGCGGTCAATCACGGCGCGCCTTTGCATGGACCGCTGAACGCGTTCCGTGGCCCGTTGCGCCGTTATCCCGGCGAACCGGCGGCTGTCAACGCAGCAACCGAGAGCAGTGCATCAGACCGTTTTCCGTCGTACACAGAACTCATCTCCCACGCGGGATGA
- a CDS encoding YciI-like protein, with amino-acid sequence MHYLLMYDLVSDYLERRAAYRDEHLKLAWAAAERGELLLGGALSEPTDTAVLLFQSDSPAVAEAFAQADPYVLSGLVTRWRVREWTTVVGEGAAKPVR; translated from the coding sequence ATGCACTATCTGTTGATGTATGACCTGGTGTCCGACTACCTCGAACGACGCGCCGCATACCGCGACGAGCATCTGAAGCTCGCGTGGGCCGCCGCGGAGCGCGGCGAGCTGTTGCTGGGCGGGGCGTTAAGCGAGCCCACCGACACCGCCGTTCTGCTTTTTCAAAGTGACTCTCCCGCAGTCGCCGAAGCCTTTGCCCAAGCCGATCCCTATGTGCTCTCCGGTCTCGTGACGCGCTGGCGCGTGCGTGAATGGACGACGGTGGTCGGCGAGGGCGCGGCAAAGCCGGTACGTTGA
- a CDS encoding PsiF family protein, translating into MKIQSAIATLVLGAVLVSPVFAENSQQTKMADCNKQAGDKKGDDRKAFMKTCLSAKPTAAAPMSQQDKMKACNTQATDKKGDDRKAFMKSCLSSAPSK; encoded by the coding sequence ATGAAAATCCAATCCGCTATCGCTACGCTGGTGCTGGGCGCTGTCCTCGTTTCGCCGGTGTTCGCGGAGAACAGCCAGCAAACGAAAATGGCCGACTGTAACAAGCAGGCCGGCGACAAGAAGGGCGACGACCGCAAGGCATTCATGAAGACCTGTCTGTCCGCCAAGCCGACCGCCGCCGCGCCGATGAGCCAGCAGGACAAGATGAAGGCGTGCAACACGCAAGCCACCGACAAGAAGGGTGATGACCGCAAGGCGTTCATGAAGAGCTGCCTGTCGTCCGCGCCGTCCAAGTGA
- a CDS encoding YSC84-related protein has product MQRRNFMLKTTAALAFGGLALAGCTTNKGNPDTPATDASKRQSIDASVEGTMSRLFTTVKGSRELVSKARGVLVFPSVLQVGFIVGGQYGEGSLRVGGGTVGYYSTISGSFGFQAGAQSKAIIFLFMTQDALDKFRNADGWSAGGDASVALVKMGANGAIDTNTATAPVEVFVLTNAGLMADVSLQGTKVSRLKI; this is encoded by the coding sequence ATGCAAAGACGAAACTTCATGTTGAAGACTACCGCTGCGCTCGCTTTCGGAGGCCTTGCACTCGCTGGTTGTACGACGAACAAAGGCAACCCTGACACACCCGCCACCGACGCATCCAAACGCCAGTCGATCGACGCTAGCGTCGAAGGCACCATGTCGCGGCTCTTCACGACTGTGAAGGGCTCACGCGAACTGGTCTCTAAGGCGCGCGGCGTTCTCGTTTTCCCGTCGGTGCTTCAGGTGGGCTTTATCGTCGGCGGTCAGTACGGCGAAGGCTCACTGCGGGTCGGCGGCGGCACGGTCGGGTACTACAGCACGATTTCCGGTTCGTTCGGCTTTCAGGCAGGTGCGCAATCCAAGGCGATCATCTTCCTGTTCATGACCCAGGATGCACTGGATAAATTCCGCAATGCCGACGGCTGGTCGGCGGGCGGCGACGCCTCTGTCGCGCTGGTGAAGATGGGCGCCAACGGCGCGATCGACACCAACACCGCGACGGCGCCGGTCGAGGTGTTCGTGCTCACCAATGCCGGCCTGATGGCCGATGTATCACTGCAAGGCACCAAGGTCTCGCGTCTGAAGATCTAA
- a CDS encoding glycosyltransferase family 4 protein, with translation MKIAQIAPLTESVPPKLYGGTERVVSYITEALVELGHDVTLFASGDSVTSAKLEAVWPRALRLDPGIRDRVAPHMLLMELVRRQAEDFDVLHFHLDYYSFSVFKRQETPFVTTMHGRLDLPEQQPVFDTFNTAPVISISNAQRHPLPQAKWLTTVYHGLPEQLYTPQPVEQKYLAFLGRISPEKRVDTAIRIAGRCGMPIRIAAKVDAADREYFERDIRPLLDLPYVEFIGEIADHQKAEFLSGAHALLFPIDWPEPFGLVMIEAMACGTPVIAFNRGSVPEVLEDGVTGYIVEDEIGAVAAVNRLHKMPRAGVRQRFEERFTSHRMAQQYVNAYQSVIRAQKRSRFKVIDTSGS, from the coding sequence ATGAAGATTGCGCAGATCGCCCCTCTGACCGAATCGGTGCCGCCGAAGCTTTACGGCGGCACGGAGCGCGTCGTGTCGTACATCACCGAGGCGCTGGTCGAACTCGGCCATGACGTGACGCTGTTCGCAAGCGGCGATTCCGTGACCAGCGCGAAGCTCGAAGCCGTCTGGCCGCGCGCGCTGCGGCTCGACCCGGGCATTCGCGATCGCGTCGCGCCCCATATGCTGCTGATGGAACTGGTGCGCCGCCAGGCCGAAGACTTCGACGTTCTGCATTTTCACCTCGACTATTACTCGTTCTCGGTTTTCAAGCGTCAGGAAACGCCGTTCGTGACGACCATGCACGGCCGGCTCGACTTGCCGGAGCAACAGCCGGTATTCGACACCTTCAACACGGCGCCCGTGATCTCGATTTCGAACGCGCAGCGCCATCCGCTGCCGCAGGCCAAGTGGCTGACCACCGTGTATCACGGCTTGCCTGAGCAGCTCTATACGCCGCAGCCGGTCGAGCAGAAGTACCTGGCGTTTCTCGGCCGGATTTCGCCGGAAAAGCGGGTCGACACGGCGATCCGGATTGCCGGCCGCTGCGGTATGCCGATTCGCATTGCGGCGAAGGTGGACGCGGCCGACCGCGAATATTTCGAACGCGACATCCGTCCGTTGCTGGATTTGCCCTATGTGGAGTTCATCGGCGAGATTGCGGATCATCAGAAGGCCGAGTTCCTGTCCGGTGCGCACGCGTTGCTGTTTCCGATCGACTGGCCCGAGCCGTTCGGTCTCGTGATGATCGAAGCAATGGCATGCGGCACGCCGGTGATCGCGTTCAACCGCGGCTCGGTGCCGGAAGTGCTGGAAGACGGCGTGACGGGCTATATCGTGGAGGACGAGATCGGCGCCGTGGCGGCGGTCAATCGTCTGCACAAGATGCCGCGTGCGGGTGTGCGGCAGCGCTTCGAGGAGCGTTTCACCTCGCACCGCATGGCTCAACAGTATGTGAACGCGTATCAGTCGGTGATTCGCGCGCAGAAGCGTTCGCGCTTCAAGGTGATCGATACGTCGGGAAGCTGA
- a CDS encoding AAA family ATPase, which produces MLTTLAVAGYRSLRELIVPLGRLNVITGANGSGKSSVYRSLRLLAETARGGVITSLAREGGLPSTLWAGPERFSRAVLAGEFPVEGTRRNEPVSLRLGFAGDQFGYAIDLGLPAPERPSPPIPSKFTLDPVIKRECIWSGPVLRPSALLVDRHGPALRTRDERGDWQTIPQPVASFDSMMTEFSDPRTAPEMVTVREQIRSWRFYDHFRTDAEAPARLPQIGTHTPVLANDGADLAAALQTIREIGDPAALDAAIDDAFPGSRLDVATQDGRFEVVMQQHGLLRALKGAELSDGTLRYLLLVAALLTPRPPELLVLNEPETSLHPDLLPALARLIAQAAAHSQVLVVSHAARLIASLEREEASQSIVLEKHFGATRIADPDDRDLPPWKWPAR; this is translated from the coding sequence ATGTTGACCACATTGGCTGTCGCGGGTTACCGGTCGCTGCGCGAGTTGATCGTGCCGCTCGGCCGCCTGAATGTGATCACAGGCGCCAACGGTAGTGGCAAGTCGAGCGTGTATCGGTCGCTGCGGTTGCTGGCGGAGACGGCGCGCGGCGGGGTGATTACTTCGCTGGCGCGCGAGGGCGGCCTGCCATCCACGTTGTGGGCTGGTCCTGAGCGCTTTTCGCGGGCGGTGCTGGCCGGCGAGTTTCCGGTCGAGGGCACGCGGCGCAACGAGCCTGTGAGTCTGCGGCTAGGCTTTGCCGGCGACCAGTTCGGCTATGCGATCGATCTCGGTCTGCCGGCGCCAGAGCGGCCGTCACCTCCCATTCCCAGCAAGTTCACGCTTGATCCAGTCATCAAGCGTGAATGCATCTGGAGCGGCCCGGTGCTGCGGCCTTCAGCCTTGCTGGTGGATCGGCACGGCCCGGCGTTGCGCACGCGCGATGAGCGTGGCGACTGGCAAACCATTCCGCAACCCGTCGCCAGCTTCGACAGCATGATGACGGAGTTCTCCGATCCACGCACCGCGCCCGAGATGGTCACGGTGCGCGAGCAGATCCGCTCGTGGCGCTTCTACGACCATTTCCGCACCGACGCCGAAGCGCCCGCGCGTCTGCCGCAGATCGGCACGCACACGCCGGTGCTCGCGAACGACGGCGCGGACCTCGCCGCGGCCTTGCAAACTATCCGCGAGATCGGCGACCCGGCCGCGCTCGACGCCGCCATCGACGACGCTTTTCCGGGCTCGCGCCTCGACGTCGCGACGCAGGACGGCCGCTTCGAAGTGGTGATGCAGCAGCATGGCTTGCTGCGAGCGCTGAAAGGCGCGGAGCTGTCCGACGGCACCTTGCGCTACCTGCTGCTGGTCGCGGCGCTGTTGACGCCTCGTCCGCCCGAACTCCTCGTGCTGAACGAGCCCGAAACGAGCCTACATCCGGATTTGCTGCCGGCGCTCGCCCGCCTGATCGCGCAAGCCGCCGCGCATTCGCAGGTGCTGGTGGTGTCGCACGCGGCGCGGCTGATCGCGTCGCTCGAGCGCGAGGAGGCGAGCCAGTCGATCGTGCTGGAGAAACACTTCGGCGCGACCCGTATCGCCGACCCGGACGATCGCGATCTGCCGCCGTGGAAATGGCCGGCGAGATAA
- the otsA gene encoding alpha,alpha-trehalose-phosphate synthase (UDP-forming), whose amino-acid sequence MGRLIVVSNRVATPTETKGSAGGLAVGVFGALKDAGGVWFGWSGDVVSETVANAGPTLEQDGAVTFATVGLTRKDYDQYYRGFSNATLWPVFHYRNDLARYEREEYAGYRRVNAWLAQKLIKLLEPDDVIWIHDYHLIPFAEALRNEGVTNRIGFFLHIPFPAPQILLNIPPHEELVKSLSCYDLLGFQTATDELAFKDYVTRHARGTVGADGVVEAFGRKLRTGVYRIGVFPDEIAEQAKRYESRQHVLDLKQSLEGRKLIMSVDRLDYSKGLVERFRAFEHLLERSPEWRGNVTLVQIAPPTRSDVATYQKIRQDLEYEAGRINGRYSGLDYTPIRYLNQQYDRWKLMSLFRESQIGFVTPLHDGMNLVAKEYVAAQNPDDPGVLVLSIFAGAAAELTGALLVNPHDAIGMCEALQRALQMPLDARQRRHEINMAALRKNDLGVWRDTFLRDLRSVPVQKPGKGGGHK is encoded by the coding sequence ATGGGCCGACTCATCGTCGTGTCGAATCGCGTCGCAACGCCGACGGAAACCAAAGGATCGGCCGGCGGCCTCGCGGTCGGCGTATTCGGTGCGCTGAAAGATGCCGGAGGCGTGTGGTTCGGCTGGAGCGGCGACGTGGTCAGCGAGACCGTCGCCAATGCGGGTCCGACGCTGGAGCAGGACGGCGCGGTGACCTTCGCGACCGTGGGTCTCACGCGCAAGGATTACGACCAGTACTATCGCGGCTTTTCGAACGCGACGCTGTGGCCGGTGTTCCACTACCGCAACGACCTCGCACGTTACGAGCGCGAGGAGTACGCGGGCTACCGGCGCGTCAATGCGTGGCTCGCGCAGAAGCTGATCAAGCTGCTCGAACCCGACGACGTGATCTGGATTCACGACTACCATTTGATCCCGTTCGCCGAGGCGCTACGCAACGAGGGCGTGACGAACCGCATCGGCTTCTTCCTGCATATTCCGTTTCCCGCGCCGCAGATCCTGCTCAACATTCCGCCGCATGAAGAACTGGTGAAGTCGCTGTCGTGCTACGACCTGCTGGGCTTCCAGACCGCCACCGACGAACTTGCGTTCAAGGATTACGTCACGCGCCACGCCCGCGGTACGGTGGGCGCGGACGGCGTGGTCGAAGCATTCGGCCGCAAGCTGCGCACCGGCGTGTACCGGATCGGCGTGTTCCCCGACGAAATCGCCGAGCAGGCGAAGCGCTACGAAAGCCGTCAGCACGTGCTCGACCTCAAGCAGAGCCTGGAAGGCCGCAAGCTGATCATGAGCGTCGACCGGCTGGATTATTCGAAGGGACTTGTCGAGCGGTTCCGCGCCTTCGAGCATCTGCTGGAGCGCTCGCCGGAATGGCGCGGCAACGTCACGCTGGTGCAGATCGCGCCGCCCACGCGCTCGGACGTCGCCACCTACCAGAAGATTCGCCAGGATCTGGAGTACGAAGCAGGGCGCATCAACGGCCGCTACTCGGGTCTCGATTACACGCCCATTCGCTATCTGAACCAGCAGTACGACCGCTGGAAGCTGATGTCGCTATTTCGTGAATCGCAGATCGGTTTCGTGACGCCGCTGCACGACGGCATGAACCTGGTCGCGAAGGAATACGTCGCCGCACAGAATCCCGACGATCCCGGCGTACTGGTGCTGTCGATTTTCGCGGGCGCGGCGGCGGAGCTAACGGGCGCGCTGCTCGTCAATCCACACGACGCGATTGGCATGTGCGAAGCGTTGCAGCGCGCGTTGCAGATGCCGCTCGACGCGCGTCAGCGGCGCCATGAGATCAACATGGCGGCGCTGCGCAAGAACGATCTGGGTGTCTGGCGCGATACCTTCCTGCGCGATCTGCGCAGCGTGCCGGTGCAGAAGCCGGGCAAGGGCGGCGGGCATAAATGA
- a CDS encoding mechanosensitive ion channel domain-containing protein produces the protein MPTLDDLSRIAEAPLHTWLGALIVSVIAVVLAVGIHRVGARIVTRLARPYPLTSVVLRYIDKPALFMLVILALEAVGWEAPDTLTFITPLRDAAAIALIGAITWLSVRSAAAIGEAIIQAHPLDTADNLQARRIHTQARVLARSVMFVIVIVGVGGALMTFPNVRQIGASLLASAGVAGLVAGIAARPVLGNLIAGLQIALSQPIRLDDVVVIQGEWGRIEEITGTYVSVRLWDQRRLIVPLQWFIENPFSNWTRSSSQIIGTVFLYVDYRMPLAPLREELARIVEDAPEWDRRVQVLQVTDGTERSMQLRALVSSLDSGLNWDLRCRVREGLLDYIQKHYPQYLPRARAEVSAELEAGKGEALDWVPRSTQTPAGSTAAHTEADPVASRAARPPAGELPQHVKEKV, from the coding sequence ATGCCTACTCTCGACGACCTCAGCCGCATCGCCGAAGCGCCGCTGCACACGTGGCTCGGCGCGTTGATCGTCTCGGTGATCGCGGTGGTGCTGGCCGTGGGCATCCATCGGGTCGGCGCGCGTATCGTGACGCGGCTCGCGCGGCCTTATCCGCTCACCAGCGTGGTGCTGCGCTATATCGACAAGCCGGCGCTATTCATGCTCGTGATCCTCGCGCTGGAGGCAGTGGGCTGGGAAGCGCCCGACACGCTGACCTTCATCACGCCGTTGCGCGACGCCGCCGCAATCGCGCTGATCGGCGCGATCACCTGGCTCTCGGTGCGTTCGGCGGCGGCGATCGGCGAGGCGATCATTCAGGCCCATCCGCTCGATACCGCCGACAACCTCCAGGCGCGCCGCATCCATACCCAGGCGCGCGTGCTCGCGCGTTCGGTGATGTTCGTGATCGTGATCGTCGGCGTGGGCGGCGCGTTGATGACGTTCCCCAATGTCCGGCAGATCGGCGCGAGCCTGCTGGCGTCCGCGGGTGTGGCGGGACTGGTCGCCGGTATCGCCGCGCGGCCGGTGCTCGGCAATCTGATCGCCGGCTTGCAGATTGCGCTGTCGCAGCCGATCCGTCTCGATGACGTCGTCGTGATTCAGGGCGAGTGGGGGCGTATCGAGGAAATCACCGGCACGTATGTATCGGTGCGTCTGTGGGATCAACGTCGGTTGATCGTTCCGCTGCAATGGTTTATCGAAAACCCGTTTTCGAACTGGACCCGCAGCAGTTCGCAGATCATCGGCACGGTGTTTCTCTACGTCGACTACCGCATGCCGCTCGCGCCGTTGCGCGAAGAACTCGCGCGCATTGTCGAGGACGCGCCCGAGTGGGATCGCCGCGTGCAGGTGTTGCAGGTGACGGACGGCACCGAGCGCTCGATGCAATTGCGCGCCCTCGTCAGTTCGCTCGATTCCGGCCTGAACTGGGATTTGCGCTGCCGGGTGCGCGAGGGATTGCTCGACTACATTCAGAAGCATTACCCACAGTACCTGCCGCGGGCGCGCGCGGAAGTGTCGGCGGAACTCGAAGCCGGCAAAGGCGAAGCGCTCGACTGGGTGCCGCGCAGCACGCAGACGCCGGCCGGCAGCACGGCCGCGCACACCGAGGCCGATCCGGTGGCGAGCCGCGCCGCGAGGCCGCCGGCGGGCGAACTGCCGCAGCATGTGAAGGAAAAAGTTTGA
- a CDS encoding Rap1a/Tai family immunity protein, with protein sequence MLRALIFASALAVPLSAAAFTGGDLNKLCTKTDVASRSACAAYIEGAADGIFNTIDAIGGTTGPRVGQYFCLPQDARSAQLTDAVRKYIAENPIVAGYNASTAISLGLGKAFPCKSGS encoded by the coding sequence ATGCTGCGGGCTTTGATTTTCGCCAGCGCGCTCGCCGTACCGCTATCGGCAGCCGCGTTTACGGGAGGCGACCTCAACAAGCTGTGCACCAAGACGGACGTGGCATCGCGTAGCGCGTGCGCCGCTTATATCGAAGGCGCCGCCGACGGCATCTTCAACACCATCGACGCGATCGGCGGCACGACCGGCCCGCGCGTCGGCCAGTACTTCTGCCTGCCGCAGGACGCGCGCTCGGCGCAGCTGACCGACGCGGTGCGCAAATATATCGCTGAGAATCCGATCGTCGCCGGCTATAACGCCAGCACGGCGATCTCGCTCGGGCTCGGTAAAGCGTTTCCCTGCAAGAGCGGCAGTTGA